CCCTCCCAGAAGCCGGTCAGCGGCGACCATGCCGCCGCTCGAAACCAAACGCCGGGCAGATCGCGAGCGTTCAAACGAGCGGCGAGGCGGGCGCCGTCGATTCCGGCCGTGCCGGCCAAGAAGAAAGGCAACGTGAACCCGCTGCCGTTGTTGATGCCGGCACTGTCGAGTAGACCGGTGCCGACGTAGACGAACGTCGTCTCCCAGGTTGGGATGTTGGGTGAAGTCGGCACCCATTGAAGCCCTGTATCCGGCCAGATCGTCGAGCGGCGCCAGCCGTTCATGCGAACGACGCGCAGTTTAGCCCCGATCCCGAAGCGATCGTTGAAGAGACCGGCCAGCTCACCGATGGTCATGCCGTGTCGTATTGGAATGGGATAGAGCCCGATAAACGATTCGTAAGGCGGTTCGAGCACCGGGCCCTCGACGATTTCGCCGCCGATCGGATTGGGGCGGTCGAGTACCCAAAACTCTTTTCCGTATTGCCGGGCGCTCTGCATTGCATACGCCATCGTGGAGATGTACGTGTAGGCGCGCGACCCGACGTCTTGAATGTCGAAGAGCAGGACGTCGACGCCATCGAGCATCGTCGCGCTGGGATGACGCGATGCGCCGTACAGACTATAGACGGGCAGACGGGTTTGGGGGTCGACCGACGATGCAATCGAGGCGCCGGCACCGCGGTCGCCCCGGAAGCCGTGTTCCGGCGCGTAGATAGCTTTGATGCGCAGCTCGCTGCGCCGGTGAGCCGCATCGACAATCGATTCCAAGCGCGATGTGACGCCGCTCTGATTCGCGATGATGCCGACGCTTCGCCCATCGAGTTCACGCCAGGCGCTGCGCAAGAAGACTTCATCGCCCAGTTCGATCCGCGCCGACGGCACGGGCTCGGCTCGCAGGCGCGCCGTTGTCGCCGCAGCGATCGCCGCCGTGGCGGCTAGGAAGCGATGGCGAAGCACGGCTCAATCGGGCGATGCAAGATTCCAGCGTCGTGCGCCCGCGAAAACAGCGCGCTCACCGCTTCGCGTCCGACCTGCCCGAGATCGTCGGTAAACTCATTGACGTACAGCTCGATGTGCGCCCGTATCACGTCGTCATTCATTTCGACCGCGCGTTCGCGTACGTAGGGCATAACCGCCGCCTCGCTTTCGCGGGCAAAGGCGAGGCTTTGCCGGATTGCCGAATCGAGCTCGCGCACGTGCTCGTCGGAAATGTCGTTGCGGACGAGAATCGCGCCCAAAGGAATGGGAAGCCGTGTCATGGTCTCCCACCACTCACCCAGGTCGGCGATGGAGATGAGGCCGGCGTCGCGATAGGTAAAGCGCGATTCGTGAATGACGAGGCCCGCATCGATGTCGCCATTGACCACGGCGGGAATGATGCGGTCAAAACGCATCGGCACGACTCTGGGTCGCCGCCCGAGTGCAAGCTCCAAGAGCATATACGCGGTCGTGCGTTCGCCCGGAATGGCGATTCGCTGCTCGGCGAATTCGGCAAAGAGCGGTGGCGATTCGGCGGGCAACGCCACCAACAATGGACCGCAGCCGCGACCAATCGCGCCGCCTGACGGAAGAATTCGATAGCGATCCAAGAGGTAAGGAACGGCGCCGTAACTGACTTTTGTGAGTTCGAACTCGCCGCGCGCGGCGCTCTGATTCAGTTCCTCGATATCGGCGAGATGGGCTTGCACCGGCGGTGCGCCTTCGAGCAGACCGTTCGTGAGTGCGGCGAAGACGTACGTATCGTTCGGGCACGGCGAGTAGGCCAACGTGATCGGGCTCATTGATTCATCTTTCCCACGGCGACGATCTCGAATAAGGCGTCGGCCACGCGCCGCAAGCCGGCGATCCCGGCCCCGAAATCCCATCCGCTCGAAGCCTGGTCGCCGCAGCGGTTCGAGATGCCTCGCAGCTCGATTGCCGGAACTTGCGCGCGCGCGGCGGCGCGAAGCATCGCGAAGCCTTCCATCGATTCGACCTGCGCCCCACGCGCACGCAAACGACGAGCCGTCGCGTTACTCGCCGTCACTCGGGTGACGGTGATGCCGCGAAGGGCGGGAAATCCGCGCTCGATCAGTCGGGCTACCAACTCGGCATCGGAGGTCGCGCGAGCGACGATCTCTGCGCCCAGCGGCAAGGCCAGGGGATCACCGTTTTCCCGATCGAGCTCGATCTCATCATCGGCCACGACGACGCCGTCCCCAATCCGAGCACCGTCCAAGGCGCCGGCGATACCGGCATTGACGACGAGGTCGTAGCGGCGCCGTGCGAGCGCCGCGCTGACGGCGCACGAAGCCTCGATCGGTCCCACGCCCGCAATCAGCGTTTCCACGCCATCGCGGCGTTGCCAAAAATGAAGCTCCTCGTGGACGGCGCCAACGAGCAAAATCACGGCAGGCCGATGAATTTGTGCGTCTGCAACGAGAGGCGAAACCGCTCAGGATGCGCTTTGGCATAGTCGACCGCCACGGCGACGTTGCGCGGCTTGTTGCCTTCCGGCTGCAAGAGGATCGTCGGTTGAGCGGCAAAGTTCGCGAGAAGCTCCTCGGGGACGCGCTCGTCCACGATGAGCTTCGCCTCATTCGCGCGTTGCGCCATGCGGGGATCGAGGCGCTCCTTGGGTGAGACGCAGAGCCAAACGTCCGCGGGCAGCTGGGTGAAAATACTCCCGTTGGATTCGATGTGCACTCGGCGCCCATCGCGCCGCAGCGCTTCGATCAATGCCGTCGTTTCGGTTTGGGCGAGCGGCTCGCCGCCGGTGAGCACGACCATCGGACAGTCGCCTCCGATACCGCGCACGCGCGCGACGACTTCGTCGACGGCGGCAAAGAATTTCGTCGAGTAATCCGTGTCGCAGAAATCACATGCCAAGTTGCAACCGGCCAATCGAACGAAGACTGCGGGTGTGCCGGTCCACATCCCCTCGCCCTGAATGCTGTAGAAAATTTCCGCTAGTTGCAACAAGCGCACCATCCCTCGACGATCAGAATGGCGCGTGCCGGGCGATGTCCGCGCGGCGCAGGACGGCGCAGGCGGTCGCCGTTTCCCAGACCACGATCTCATCTAACCGTATCAGCGAGGGCTCGAGTCGCTTCCAGATCCACAAAACGATATTTTCCACGGTGGGATTGTCGATGAAATCGTTGAGGTTCTGGTGGTCGAGCACGGCGACGACGCGCTCGCCGACGACGCGTTCGATCCGATCGAAATCATCGACCATCCCGCGGGCCGGACCGCGCGTGCGAAGCGGTCCGCGAACGGAAATTTCCAGCCGATACGAATGACCGTGCATTCGCGCGCATTTCCCGGGATGAAACGGCAGAGTATGCGCGGCTTCGAAGCGGAAACGCTTGCGGATCTGTACTTAAAACTCTCCTTGCGGGCCCATGGACTCGAGCCGCCGTTTCAACTCGGCGAGGAAACCGCTGGCGACGTAGCCGTCGACGACGCGGTGGTCCAGCGAGAGGCAAGAGTTCATCATACGGCGGATAGCGATCGAGTCGTCGTCGCGCACGACGAGCTTCTTGACCACGGCCTCCATGGTTACGATGCCCGCTTGGCCGGCGTTGATGATTGGCGCCGACGCCCACGAACCGTTTGCGCCGTTGTTGTTGACGGTGAACGTTCCGCCGGCGAGCTCGTCAACGCCGAGTTTGCCTCTGCGCGCTTTGTCGATGAGCTCTCCTGCCGCGATTGCAATGCCCTTGACCGAAAGCTTATCGGCGTGCTTAATGACCGGAACGATGAGATTCGCTGCCAGCCCGATGGCGATGCCGATGTTGACTTCGTCGCTGACCTGAATTCCCGGCTGAGTCGAACTCGACGCGGCGGCGAACTTGGCGTTCATCAAGGGAAATGCCGCGAGCGCCTGGACGACCGCACGAATGAAGAACGGCAAGAGCGTCAGCTTGTAGCCACTTTCGCGTTCGAAACGATCCTTCTCGCGCAACCGCCACTGCCAGACGTCGGTCACGTCGATCTCCACCATCGACCACGCGTGCGGCGCGGTGTGCCGGCTTTCGACCATGCGTTCAGCGATGATGCGCCGGGCTTGGGAGAGGGGAACGAACGTGCCGGGGATCGGCTGCGCGTAGGTCGAGGTCCGCGTTGCGCCCGGCACGACCGTGGGCGATGCGGGCGGCGACGGCGGCGCTGCAGCAGGGGCCGGAGCGGCGGCGCCACTTGGAGCGGTCGAAGCGCCGGCGTGGGTGGCGGCGAGAATATCGTCGGCGGTCACGCGCCCGTTCGCGCCACTGCCCTTAATCGTACGGATATCGACATGATGCTCGCGCGCGAGACGACGTACCGCGGGCGAGGCGGCAATCGACGAAGCACCGTTTCCTGACGGTCCTTGCGCTGGTGTTTGCGAGCTCGTCGCGCTGGGCGTCTGGGCCGGGGGAGCTGCAACCGCGGCTGCACCAGCCTCGTCGATCACGGCAATCGGCGTGCCGGTGGCGACCGTTTCACCCTCCTTGACCAGGAGCTCGCGAATCGTTCCGGTGACCGGTGAAGGAACGCCGGCGTTAACTTTGTCGGTCGAGACTTCGACGAAATCTTCGTACTTGTCCACGCTCTCGCCAACGCTCTTGAGCCATTGCGCGACGGTGCCTTCGGTGACCGTTTCGCCGAGTTGCGGCATCGTAATCGTGGTTGCCATCAGAACTTCACCATCTCCCGCATCGCGTCGGCCATTTGCGCCGGCGTCGTCATGAACTCTTCCTCGAGCGGCAGCGCATACCCCATCGCGGGAACATCGGGCCCGCAGAGGCGCCGAATCGGCGCGTCGAGGGAGAAGAGCGCTTCTTCGGCGACCATCGCACTGATCTCGGCGCCGATGCCTCCGAACTTGTTGTCTTCGTGAATGATCAGCAGCTTGCGCGTCTTCTCGACACTATTCAATATCGTTGTCTTATCCATCGGCCGAATCGAGCGCAAGTCTATCACTTCAACGGCGAACCCTTCATTCGCCAGCTGTTGCGCGGCTTCGAGCGCCCAGTGGACGTAAAGCCCGTACGACACGACGGTCAACTGAGTACCTTCGTTCAGGACGTTTGCCTTACCGAGCGGAATCGTGTAGTGGCCGGTAGGAACGTCGCCTTTGATCAGCCGGTACGTTTTCTTATGTTCTAAGAAGAGCACGGGATCGGGATCGTCGATCGCGGTGTTCAGCAGTCCCTTGACATCGGCGGGGAAGGCCGGCGCGACGATTTTGAGCCCGGGTACGTGATAGAAGAGCGCCTCGATGGAAACGGAGTGAGAGAGCGCACCGCGTACTCCGCCGCCATAGGGCGTACGAATCACGAGCGGACAGGTGTACTCGCCGTTGGAACGATAGCGAATCTTCGCCGCTTCGCCGACGATCTGATTAAACGACGGATAAATGAAATCGGCGAATTGAATTTCGGCGATGGGACGCAGCCCTTCCATCGCCATTCCTACGGCGATTCCAACGATGGATGCCTCGGCGATCGGGGTATCGATGACTCGGCGCTCGCCGAATTCTTGCACGAAGTCCTTGGTGATGAGGAAAACGTTGCCGCGAGCGCCGACATCCTCGCCGATGATTAACGTGCGTTCGTCGGCCTTGAGCGCGTCGTAGAGCGTCGCGCGGACGGCTTCGACGTTGTTCATCACGGTCGTCTTTGCGCTTACGACTGCCACGGCTGCCATGCTCCTTCGTGAACGTGAACGTACAGATCTGCGGAGGTTGGATAGGGCTGTGCTTCGGCGGCGTCGGTCGCTTCGTTGGTCTCGCGCAACACGCCTTTGCGCATCTCCTCAACATCGCCGGCGCGCAGGATCTCGTGCTCGAGGAGGAGCGCCTCGAAGGCGGGCACCGGATCTTGCTTGCGACGCTCCAGAACGATTTCGCGCGTGCGGTACGTCATGTCATTATCGTCGGTCGAGTGCGCAAGATAGCGGTAGCACGTGCCCTCGATCAGCGTCGGACCGCCGCCGTTGCGCGCGCGATCCATCGCCTCGTGCACCGCAGCGTACGTTTCGATCGGATCGAAGCCGTTGAATCGCCGGCCGGGAATTCCATATCCCGCCGCGCGCTTCCAAATTTCCGGTTCGGCCATCTGCTTGGTGATCGGCGTCGAAATCGCCCACTCATTGTTCTCGACGAGCATGACGAACGGCAGCCGGTGGATCGCGGCAAAATTCATCGACTCGTGCCACTCGCCTTCACTGGTGGTTCCATCGCCGCACGTTGCCAACACCGCACGACCGGTCTCACCGCGGTACTTGAGGGCGTAGGCTGCACCGACGGCGTGCGGCAAATGCGCGGCAAGGATCGAGGAGAACGACATCAATCCCGCCGCCTTGGAGGAATAGTGGTTCGGAAATTGGCGTCCGCCGTTGTGATCGGCCGCGCGGGCGAAAATGGAGAGCATGATTTCGTAGGCGGAAAGCCCGATTCCGAGGCAGAGGCCCAGATCGCGATAGTAGGGCGCAAGAAGGTCGCGTCCGCGGTTGAAGGCCATGGCGGCGCCCGCCTGTAGCGCTTCGTGCCCTTCGCTACCCAGAGCGAACGGAACCTTACCTTGGCGATTGAGCTGAAAGCCGCGATTGTCGAGCTGACGCTGAAGCAACATGTTGCGGAAGATCGCGCGCAACTGCTCGTCGCTCAGTCCGTGGCGTTCCAACGTCCCGGTTGCAAAATCGGTACTAGCCATTCTCGTGTGCCTCGTCCCTCAAATCCACGCGCTCCAGCGATCGCCATACACCTGCTCGAATACGTCGTGCGCGGCCGGATAGGCCATCGCTTCCGCCCGATCGGTGGCGTCGTTGACTTCTTCGAGGACGCTGCGCTTCAATGCTTCCGACCGGTCGCGAGTCAAAATCTCGTGCTCCAGGAGAAGCCGCTCGAAACCGGGCACCGGGTCGTCCTTCCGGCGCGTTTCCACTTCCTCGCGGGAGCGGTAGGTACGGTCGTCGTCGTCGGTGGTATGCGACAGGAAGCGATAGCACTTGGCTTCGACTAACGTCGGACCGGCGCCGCTGCGGGCTCGCGTCAACGCCTCGCCCACGGCGGCGAAGCACGCGATCGGATCCATTCCGTTGACGACTGTCCCGGGAATCCCGTAGCCCGCGGCACGTTTGTAGACGTCAGGCTGTGCCATTTGCTTTGAGAGCGGGGTCGAGATCGCCCATTCATTGTTCTCGCAGAGAAAGACCACCGGTAACCTATGCACCGCCGCAAAATTGAGCGACTCATGCCACTCGCCTTCGCTCGTCGCTCCGTCGCCGAACGTCGTCAGGACGGCACGGCCTTGCTCCCCGCGCAGAGCCAGGGCGTACGCCGCTCCAACCGCATGCGGGAGCTGGGCGGCGATCACGGAGCTGATCGTTTGCAGGCCGAGGCGCCGGCTGGCGTAGTGATGCGGGAATTGCCGCCCCGCCGAGTTATCGGCCGCTCGCGCAAAGAGTGAGAGCAAAACTTCATAGGGGGTGAGGCCGATGCCGAGTGCGAGGCCAAGATCGCGATAGTACGGCACGAGGATGTCCTTGCCGCGTGCGAACGCCATTGCCGCCCCGGCCTGCACGGCTTCATGTCCCTCGCTCGCCGAAGCAAACGGAATCTTACCCTGACGATTGAGCTGAAAGCCGCGGTTTTCCAGCGTTCGCTGCATCAGCATGTTGCGATAGATCTCAACGAGCCGATCGTCGGTCAAGCCCCGCCGATCGAAAGCAGCCAACTCGCGCCTACGCGTTGTCACGAAGCCTCAGTCGCTCGCCATCGTCTGTAAATCCTGCGCCGAAGGTAGCAGCGGCGCCTTCGCCCAAGGACCAGCGCGATGGCTCGGAAGAGCGCAGCGTTTCTCGTGGCGCTAGCGTGCTCGCTCATGCCCGTGCGCGCCTCCGAAGTGCAGGCTGCGCATTGGACGCACGATAATCCATTCTGCGGCGTGCTCGCCGCCGTCGCTCCGCTCCGCGACGGATTGCGCTATGGCCTGCGGCTCTTCTCGCAGCAGGGTGTGACACTCGCCGCACACGTTACTTTGGTGAGCGATACCGACGCGTACGACGCACTCGTTTCCGAGAGTAATCTTTTCGGCCCGCGGAACGATCGCGAGTTAAACCCGATCGTCGTCACCTTGCCCAGTAAAGACCTTCTCAAGTTTTTTTTCGTCGACTCCTATTCCGTCGACGGGGGTACGAAGGTCACGTGCCCTTCTTATGTCTTCGCAATCGGCAGCCAAGTCGTCGGATTGGATGATGACGCGGAGGTCATTTCGGCGCAACACGTGCAGTCGCTGGGAAGGTTGCCGTGCGGGCAGATGTACTTCCCCCCGCAGATCGGGCACCAGTTCGAAGGCATTATCGGTAGCTACGGCGACAAGCGCCTAACGACGTCCTATCGTATCTTCATCGATTCGGCAGGCCAGCCGATTCGCGAAGAGCTCATCGCTTCCAGCGGCGTCGTCGGCGTTGACACGGGAGCCCTCGGCACCATTCAAGGTCACCAATTCGTGCCGGCGAAATTTCTTTGCACTCCGGTCGTCGGCGTCATAGATATCGAAATGGAGTACGATCCATGAATGCGCGTGCTAATGAACTCGTCACATATCGCCGGCATTTTCATACAAACCCCGAGCTCTCGATGGAGGAGTACGAAACGGCCGCCTTCATCGAGCGCGAGTTGCGAAGCTTCGGATTTGAGGAGATCCGCACGGGCGTCGGAAAGACCGGTCTGCTCGCGACGTTGCGCGGGGGCAAGCCCGGCTGCGTCACGCTCCTGCGTGCCGACATGGATGCGCTGCCGGTCGAGGAGCTCAACGACGTGCCCTATCGGTCGGCGCGAGCAGGCATCATGCACGCGTGCGGTCACGACGGGCATATGGCGATTCTCTTGGCCGCGGCCCGCGAGCTGATGGGGCGGCGAGATGAAGTGCCGGGCACTCTCGTTTTCTGTTTTCAGCCAGGTGAAGAAGGCCATTCCGGCAACAAGCAGATGATCGACGACGGCGCACTGGAGAACCCGCACGTCGATCGCACGTTTGCGCTGCATCTCTATAGCGGGCTCGACGTTGGAAAGGTCGGCGTTCGCGACGGCCCGTTCTTCGCTTCATCGGATCGCTTCGACATCGAGCTGAACGGCCTCGGCGGCCATGGCGCGATGCCGGATAGGGCCGTCGATCCGATCGTCGGTGCGGCCGAACTGGTAACGCTCCTGCAAACGGTGGCCAGCCGCGAAATCGCTCCGCAGCAGCCCGTCGTCGTCACGGTAGGATCGCTCCACGCAGGGACGACGTTCAACGTCATTCCTGACTGCGCCCGGATGCAAGGCACCGTGCGTGCGTTCGATGAACGCGTTCGGGAAACGCTTCCGCAACGCATCGAACGTTTAATCGCAGGTTTGTGCGGCGCGCTGCGGCTCGAATATCGTTTCGATTATCAATGGATCTACCCGCCGACGATCAACGACCCGGCGGCCAATGCGATCGTGCGCGCCGTTGCGCGAACGGTCGCGGGCCCCGAGAACGTGGTCGACCCGCACGAGATCGTCATGTGGTCCGAGGACATGTCATTCATGCAGCAGCAACGGCCCGGCGCGTACTTTCTCGTGGGTGCGCGCGGGCCCGGTTCGACCGAGCCGCATCACAGCGCTCGCTTCGACGTTGACGAAGCCGCACTCGAACTCGGGTTTCAGATGATGGTCGGGTTAGGCTTGAGCTCCCGCGATGGATAGCGCGATCGGCACCGACGCGCGCCGCTACGTGATCGTCGGAAACGGTTTTGCCGGTACGACCGCGGCCGAGCAACTTCGCAAACACGACTCGTCATGTGAAATCACGCTTTTCGGCGACGAGCCGTACACACTCTACAATCGGATCTCGCTCCCGCCGATGCTCCGAAGGCAAATCCCCGAAGAAAAGGTGATGATTCGCAACCTGGCGTGGCACCAGGAGCACCGAATAGCGCTTCATTTACGCGCCCACGTCGAGCGCATCATTCCCGAGGAGTGCGTCGTCGAGGTGGAGGGCAAGCGCTATCCCTACGACGCTTTGCTGATTGCGACCGGCGGCCGGCCGAACCCCACCGGAAAACCGGGTTCCGAGGATGCTGCGAATCTCTTTGCGTTCCAATATCTTGACGACACTCGCGCTATCTCCGAGCAGATCGATCGCAGTCGCGCGGCGGTCGCTATCGGCGGGTCGTTCATCGCCTACGAACTTTCCGAGGCATTCGCATCGCGGGGCCTCGAGACGCACTGGCTCATGCGCGGACCGCGCGGACTGCACCGCATCATGGACGAGGAGGCTGGCGCCCTGCTTCACGAGGCCGCGGCGGCCGACGGCGTCCACATGCACTATGGTGAAGAGGTCGAAGAGTTCGTCCGATCCAACGGCGCGATCGCCAAAGTGCGCACGACCTCGGGCAAGGAGATCGTCGCGGAATGCTATGCATATGGCTTTGGATTGGCGATGAACACCGAGCTTTGCGACGGCTCAGGAATTCATACGAGTAAGAACGGCATCGTCTGCGACGATCATCTCGAGACCAACGTCAAGGGGGTCTACGCCGCCGGCGACGTTGCCGATTTTTACGATCCGATTCTCGAACTGCGCTACCGGATGGGCACGTGGAACAACGCCGGCGCTCACGGAAAAGTGGTCGCGCTCAACATGATGGGTGGCAGCGAGCGATATCACGACGTGCCCGAGTATTCGTCGCTGCTCTTCAAGGGGCAAACGATCACGCAGTTCGGACTGGGTACCGATCTACGGCCGGAGCTCGAAGTCGCCCGCAAAATCGACCGGGAGAAGAAGTGGTATCGCGCACTCTTTTTTTGGGAGGATCGTTTGGTCGGCGGTCTGATGCTCGGTAAAGGCAACCGCGCCGGCAAACGCAAGTACGTCGAAGCAATCAAGTCGAAGCAGCGATTTCCAAAGCCCGAATGGAGCGCGATGTTGGACTGGACGGCGTAGCCCGATGCAAACGCCTGTGGTTCACCCCATCGACCTTGCGTCGATCGAGGCGGCGCGGACGCGGATCGCCGCAACCATCGTGCGCACCCCGCTCGTGCGGCTCGAGCTCGGTGATCGCTATCCGGACGTGCGGCTCAAGCTCGAGAACTTACAGCCGATCAACGCTTACAAGCTTCGCGGCGCGGCGAATGCCGTAGCTGGGCTTCAGCCGCACGAACGCGCCCGCGGCGTTTGGACGATCAGCGCGGGGAATGCGGGCCAAGGCGTGGCGTACGCCGCGCGCAGCGCGGGTGTGCCGTGCACTGTGGTTGCAATCGAAACGGCGCCGGAATCCAAGCTCGAACGAATGCGCGCGCTCGGCGCGCGACTCGTCCTCGCGCCCTATGAGGTTTGCTGGAAAGCGCTCGAGGAACGCGCCTATCCGGGCGTTGAGGGAACCTTCATCCATCCGTTCGACGACGACAATTTCATCGCCGGACACGCGACGATGGGACTCGAGATTCTGGAAGACGCTCCCGACACCGTCGCCGTCATCGCGGCGATTGGCGGAGGCGGATTGATTACCGGGTTGGGAAGTGCCATGCGAGCGCTCAAGCCCGAGATCAAGGTGTGGGGAGCCGAACCTTCTACCGCTTCACCGG
This Candidatus Eremiobacterota bacterium DNA region includes the following protein-coding sequences:
- a CDS encoding thiamine pyrophosphate-dependent dehydrogenase E1 component subunit alpha, producing the protein MASTDFATGTLERHGLSDEQLRAIFRNMLLQRQLDNRGFQLNRQGKVPFALGSEGHEALQAGAAMAFNRGRDLLAPYYRDLGLCLGIGLSAYEIMLSIFARAADHNGGRQFPNHYSSKAAGLMSFSSILAAHLPHAVGAAYALKYRGETGRAVLATCGDGTTSEGEWHESMNFAAIHRLPFVMLVENNEWAISTPITKQMAEPEIWKRAAGYGIPGRRFNGFDPIETYAAVHEAMDRARNGGGPTLIEGTCYRYLAHSTDDNDMTYRTREIVLERRKQDPVPAFEALLLEHEILRAGDVEEMRKGVLRETNEATDAAEAQPYPTSADLYVHVHEGAWQPWQS
- a CDS encoding 6-carboxytetrahydropterin synthase; amino-acid sequence: MRKRFRFEAAHTLPFHPGKCARMHGHSYRLEISVRGPLRTRGPARGMVDDFDRIERVVGERVVAVLDHQNLNDFIDNPTVENIVLWIWKRLEPSLIRLDEIVVWETATACAVLRRADIARHAPF
- a CDS encoding amidohydrolase yields the protein MNARANELVTYRRHFHTNPELSMEEYETAAFIERELRSFGFEEIRTGVGKTGLLATLRGGKPGCVTLLRADMDALPVEELNDVPYRSARAGIMHACGHDGHMAILLAAARELMGRRDEVPGTLVFCFQPGEEGHSGNKQMIDDGALENPHVDRTFALHLYSGLDVGKVGVRDGPFFASSDRFDIELNGLGGHGAMPDRAVDPIVGAAELVTLLQTVASREIAPQQPVVVTVGSLHAGTTFNVIPDCARMQGTVRAFDERVRETLPQRIERLIAGLCGALRLEYRFDYQWIYPPTINDPAANAIVRAVARTVAGPENVVDPHEIVMWSEDMSFMQQQRPGAYFLVGARGPGSTEPHHSARFDVDEAALELGFQMMVGLGLSSRDG
- a CDS encoding 7-carboxy-7-deazaguanine synthase QueE — translated: MQLAEIFYSIQGEGMWTGTPAVFVRLAGCNLACDFCDTDYSTKFFAAVDEVVARVRGIGGDCPMVVLTGGEPLAQTETTALIEALRRDGRRVHIESNGSIFTQLPADVWLCVSPKERLDPRMAQRANEAKLIVDERVPEELLANFAAQPTILLQPEGNKPRNVAVAVDYAKAHPERFRLSLQTHKFIGLP
- a CDS encoding pyridoxal-phosphate dependent enzyme; translated protein: MVHPIDLASIEAARTRIAATIVRTPLVRLELGDRYPDVRLKLENLQPINAYKLRGAANAVAGLQPHERARGVWTISAGNAGQGVAYAARSAGVPCTVVAIETAPESKLERMRALGARLVLAPYEVCWKALEERAYPGVEGTFIHPFDDDNFIAGHATMGLEILEDAPDTVAVIAAIGGGGLITGLGSAMRALKPEIKVWGAEPSTASPAAASFAAGSPQVFRGWTASFVDGAGGQSLFPRMWERMRPVVDGVIVVTLDEVRAAMRLIAQRVRVITEGAGALAVAAALTCKPGSGPIVAIVSGGNIDLEKFSELIR
- a CDS encoding alpha-ketoacid dehydrogenase subunit beta, encoding MAAVAVVSAKTTVMNNVEAVRATLYDALKADERTLIIGEDVGARGNVFLITKDFVQEFGERRVIDTPIAEASIVGIAVGMAMEGLRPIAEIQFADFIYPSFNQIVGEAAKIRYRSNGEYTCPLVIRTPYGGGVRGALSHSVSIEALFYHVPGLKIVAPAFPADVKGLLNTAIDDPDPVLFLEHKKTYRLIKGDVPTGHYTIPLGKANVLNEGTQLTVVSYGLYVHWALEAAQQLANEGFAVEVIDLRSIRPMDKTTILNSVEKTRKLLIIHEDNKFGGIGAEISAMVAEEALFSLDAPIRRLCGPDVPAMGYALPLEEEFMTTPAQMADAMREMVKF
- a CDS encoding FAD-dependent oxidoreductase, which gives rise to MDSAIGTDARRYVIVGNGFAGTTAAEQLRKHDSSCEITLFGDEPYTLYNRISLPPMLRRQIPEEKVMIRNLAWHQEHRIALHLRAHVERIIPEECVVEVEGKRYPYDALLIATGGRPNPTGKPGSEDAANLFAFQYLDDTRAISEQIDRSRAAVAIGGSFIAYELSEAFASRGLETHWLMRGPRGLHRIMDEEAGALLHEAAAADGVHMHYGEEVEEFVRSNGAIAKVRTTSGKEIVAECYAYGFGLAMNTELCDGSGIHTSKNGIVCDDHLETNVKGVYAAGDVADFYDPILELRYRMGTWNNAGAHGKVVALNMMGGSERYHDVPEYSSLLFKGQTITQFGLGTDLRPELEVARKIDREKKWYRALFFWEDRLVGGLMLGKGNRAGKRKYVEAIKSKQRFPKPEWSAMLDWTA
- a CDS encoding DUF1343 domain-containing protein, yielding MLRHRFLAATAAIAAATTARLRAEPVPSARIELGDEVFLRSAWRELDGRSVGIIANQSGVTSRLESIVDAAHRRSELRIKAIYAPEHGFRGDRGAGASIASSVDPQTRLPVYSLYGASRHPSATMLDGVDVLLFDIQDVGSRAYTYISTMAYAMQSARQYGKEFWVLDRPNPIGGEIVEGPVLEPPYESFIGLYPIPIRHGMTIGELAGLFNDRFGIGAKLRVVRMNGWRRSTIWPDTGLQWVPTSPNIPTWETTFVYVGTGLLDSAGINNGSGFTLPFFLAGTAGIDGARLAARLNARDLPGVWFRAAAWSPLTGFWEGHELTGVQLIVFDPRRFYAVRTAVEIAVAIRDLFPHAIGIKSVNGLDRDWGTDAFRQGLLDGMGAPAILQQWAPAVAEFEVTRRRYLLYD
- a CDS encoding 2-oxo acid dehydrogenase subunit E2, which translates into the protein MATTITMPQLGETVTEGTVAQWLKSVGESVDKYEDFVEVSTDKVNAGVPSPVTGTIRELLVKEGETVATGTPIAVIDEAGAAAVAAPPAQTPSATSSQTPAQGPSGNGASSIAASPAVRRLAREHHVDIRTIKGSGANGRVTADDILAATHAGASTAPSGAAAPAPAAAPPSPPASPTVVPGATRTSTYAQPIPGTFVPLSQARRIIAERMVESRHTAPHAWSMVEIDVTDVWQWRLREKDRFERESGYKLTLLPFFIRAVVQALAAFPLMNAKFAAASSSTQPGIQVSDEVNIGIAIGLAANLIVPVIKHADKLSVKGIAIAAGELIDKARRGKLGVDELAGGTFTVNNNGANGSWASAPIINAGQAGIVTMEAVVKKLVVRDDDSIAIRRMMNSCLSLDHRVVDGYVASGFLAELKRRLESMGPQGEF
- a CDS encoding thiamine pyrophosphate-dependent dehydrogenase E1 component subunit alpha; this translates as MLMQRTLENRGFQLNRQGKIPFASASEGHEAVQAGAAMAFARGKDILVPYYRDLGLALGIGLTPYEVLLSLFARAADNSAGRQFPHHYASRRLGLQTISSVIAAQLPHAVGAAYALALRGEQGRAVLTTFGDGATSEGEWHESLNFAAVHRLPVVFLCENNEWAISTPLSKQMAQPDVYKRAAGYGIPGTVVNGMDPIACFAAVGEALTRARSGAGPTLVEAKCYRFLSHTTDDDDRTYRSREEVETRRKDDPVPGFERLLLEHEILTRDRSEALKRSVLEEVNDATDRAEAMAYPAAHDVFEQVYGDRWSAWI
- a CDS encoding 1,4-dihydroxy-6-naphthoate synthase encodes the protein MSPITLAYSPCPNDTYVFAALTNGLLEGAPPVQAHLADIEELNQSAARGEFELTKVSYGAVPYLLDRYRILPSGGAIGRGCGPLLVALPAESPPLFAEFAEQRIAIPGERTTAYMLLELALGRRPRVVPMRFDRIIPAVVNGDIDAGLVIHESRFTYRDAGLISIADLGEWWETMTRLPIPLGAILVRNDISDEHVRELDSAIRQSLAFARESEAAVMPYVRERAVEMNDDVIRAHIELYVNEFTDDLGQVGREAVSALFSRAHDAGILHRPIEPCFAIAS